One region of Vicinamibacterales bacterium genomic DNA includes:
- a CDS encoding efflux RND transporter permease subunit — MNLSETFIRRPIATSLIMAGIAMFGVVAYRALPVSDLPQVEFPTLNVSANLPGGDPGTMASAVASPLERQMTTIAGIDSMVSSSGSGNTNITLQFDLGRNIDSAAVDVQTAIAAVMPMLPTTMTSPPSFRKNNPNDQPILMLNLTSQTLPMPVLDDYAENVVAPRISMVSGVSQVQVQGSAKYAVRVQLDPDKLHAQGIGLNEITSAITNWNVNLPTGQLYGPGQTYNLRAAGQLDDAAAYRPVVIAYRNGAPIRLSQVANVIDSTESVFNAAWYYTKDNGTPTSRRAITLMVMRQPGTNTIDVTDRVRALLPSFESQLPPAAHLTVRQDRSKTIRAAFGDIQITMLITLALVVGVIFLFLHNASATLIPALALPFSILGTFAIMELLGFSLNNLSMMALILSIGFVVDDAIVMLENIVRHMEHGADALTASLDGSREIGFTIITMTTSLAAVFIPVLFMTGVLGRLFREFAVTITAAILISGVVSVTLTPMLCSRFLSVTALHAKTGLAGALERAFSLLQRLYERSLTVVLRHRPLMLGVFVAVLAATVQMYRIIPTGFIPDQDNDTLFVSLRAAQGTSYYDMVDWTRKIADIVIKNPNVDSFLASVMGGSANNSRIQVQLTPRATRQMTAQQLAQQIRADTSRFAAFRTFVTLPPAIQIGGRMGNQNYSLMMQSLDHDELYAWGPKVEQAIADEVSEVQDVSTDMEMKSPRVDLTIDRDKAAALGLNATQIENTLSTGFGSTWVSTIYGPASQYRVLLELEPQYQSQADSLKNVAFKTSNGDVVPLESVVKYKDSVGPQSINHSGQLPSVSVSFGLRPGVSLGQATAHVKQVADRILPATVTTSFEGSAKVFQQSMSNLGLLLFVAIGVVYIVLGALYESYIHPITILSGLPSAGLGALVTLYLFGNELNIYSFVGLILLIGIVKKNAIMQIDFALEAERKHGKAPAEAIHEGCLIRFRPIMMTTMAALLGAVPIALGYGAGGEARRPLGLAVVGGLVVSQLITLYLTPVVYTYLATIFKTSRIQDTAVAHS, encoded by the coding sequence GTGAACCTCTCCGAGACCTTCATCCGGCGGCCGATCGCGACCAGCCTGATCATGGCTGGCATCGCCATGTTCGGCGTCGTCGCCTACCGCGCGCTGCCGGTGAGCGACCTGCCCCAGGTCGAGTTCCCGACGCTGAACGTCTCGGCGAATCTGCCCGGCGGCGATCCGGGGACGATGGCGTCGGCGGTGGCGAGCCCGCTCGAGCGGCAGATGACGACCATCGCCGGCATCGACTCGATGGTCTCGAGCAGCGGCAGCGGCAATACCAACATCACGCTGCAGTTCGATCTCGGCCGCAACATCGACAGTGCCGCCGTCGACGTGCAGACGGCGATCGCCGCCGTCATGCCGATGCTGCCGACGACGATGACCTCGCCGCCGTCGTTCCGGAAGAACAATCCGAACGACCAGCCGATCCTGATGCTCAACTTGACGTCGCAGACGCTGCCGATGCCGGTCCTCGACGACTACGCGGAGAACGTGGTGGCGCCGCGCATCTCGATGGTCAGCGGCGTGTCGCAGGTGCAGGTGCAGGGCTCGGCCAAGTATGCGGTGCGGGTGCAGCTCGATCCCGACAAGCTGCACGCGCAGGGCATCGGGCTGAACGAGATCACGTCGGCGATCACCAACTGGAACGTCAACCTGCCGACCGGCCAGCTCTACGGCCCCGGCCAGACCTACAACCTGCGCGCCGCCGGCCAGCTCGACGACGCCGCCGCATATCGACCGGTGGTCATCGCCTACCGCAACGGCGCGCCGATCCGGCTGTCGCAGGTGGCCAACGTCATCGACAGCACCGAAAGCGTTTTCAACGCGGCCTGGTACTACACCAAGGACAACGGGACGCCGACGTCGCGCCGCGCCATCACGTTGATGGTGATGCGCCAGCCCGGCACCAACACGATCGACGTCACCGATCGCGTGCGCGCGCTGCTGCCGTCGTTCGAGTCGCAGCTGCCGCCCGCCGCGCACCTGACGGTCCGGCAGGATCGGTCGAAGACGATCCGCGCCGCCTTCGGCGACATCCAGATCACGATGCTGATCACGCTGGCGCTGGTGGTCGGCGTCATCTTCCTGTTCCTGCACAACGCCTCGGCGACGCTGATCCCGGCGCTGGCGTTGCCCTTCTCGATTCTGGGCACCTTCGCGATCATGGAGCTGCTCGGCTTCAGCCTGAACAACCTGTCGATGATGGCGCTGATTCTGTCGATCGGCTTCGTCGTCGACGACGCGATCGTGATGCTCGAGAACATCGTGCGCCACATGGAGCACGGCGCCGACGCGCTGACCGCGTCGCTCGACGGCTCGCGCGAGATCGGCTTCACGATCATCACGATGACGACGTCGCTGGCGGCGGTGTTCATCCCGGTGCTGTTCATGACCGGCGTCCTCGGCCGCCTGTTTCGCGAATTCGCGGTGACGATCACCGCGGCGATCCTGATCTCCGGCGTCGTCTCGGTGACGCTGACGCCGATGTTGTGCAGCCGCTTCCTCTCGGTGACGGCGCTGCACGCCAAGACGGGGTTGGCCGGCGCCCTCGAGCGCGCCTTCAGCCTGCTGCAGCGGCTCTACGAGCGCAGCCTGACCGTGGTGCTGCGGCATCGCCCGCTCATGCTCGGCGTGTTCGTGGCGGTGCTCGCCGCGACCGTGCAGATGTACCGCATCATCCCGACCGGCTTCATCCCAGACCAGGACAACGACACGCTGTTCGTCAGCCTGCGCGCGGCGCAGGGGACGTCGTACTACGACATGGTCGACTGGACGCGGAAGATCGCCGACATCGTCATCAAGAATCCCAACGTCGATTCCTTCCTCGCGTCGGTGATGGGCGGCTCGGCCAACAACTCGCGGATCCAGGTGCAGCTGACGCCGCGCGCGACGCGCCAGATGACGGCGCAGCAGCTCGCGCAGCAGATTCGCGCCGACACCAGCCGCTTCGCCGCCTTCCGTACCTTCGTCACGCTGCCGCCGGCGATCCAGATCGGCGGCCGCATGGGCAACCAGAACTACAGCCTGATGATGCAGAGCCTGGACCACGACGAGCTCTACGCCTGGGGGCCGAAGGTCGAGCAGGCGATCGCCGACGAAGTGAGCGAAGTGCAGGACGTCTCGACCGACATGGAGATGAAGAGCCCGCGCGTCGACCTGACCATCGATCGCGACAAGGCCGCCGCGCTCGGGCTCAACGCCACCCAGATCGAGAACACCCTGTCGACCGGCTTCGGCTCGACGTGGGTGTCGACGATCTACGGCCCGGCGAGCCAGTACCGCGTGCTGCTCGAGCTCGAGCCCCAGTACCAGTCGCAGGCCGACTCGCTGAAGAACGTCGCCTTCAAGACGTCGAACGGCGACGTCGTGCCGCTCGAGTCGGTCGTCAAGTACAAGGACTCGGTCGGGCCGCAGTCGATCAATCACTCGGGGCAGCTGCCGTCGGTCTCGGTCTCGTTCGGCCTCAGGCCGGGCGTCTCGCTCGGCCAGGCGACGGCGCACGTCAAGCAGGTCGCCGACCGCATCCTGCCGGCGACGGTCACCACCAGCTTCGAGGGCTCGGCCAAGGTCTTCCAGCAGTCGATGAGCAACCTCGGCCTGCTGCTGTTCGTCGCGATCGGCGTCGTCTACATCGTGCTCGGCGCGCTCTACGAGAGCTACATCCACCCGATCACCATCCTCTCGGGCCTGCCGTCGGCCGGCCTCGGCGCGCTGGTCACGCTCTATCTGTTCGGCAACGAGCTGAACATCTATTCGTTCGTCGGCCTCATCCTGCTGATCGGCATCGTCAAGAAGAACGCGATCATGCAGATCGACTTCGCGCTCGAGGCCGAACGCAAGCACGGCAAGGCGCCGGCCGAGGCGATCCACGAAGGCTGCCTGATCCGCTTCCGCCCGATCATGATGACGACGATGGCGGCGCTGCTCGGCGCGGTGCCGATCGCGCTCGGCTACGGCGCCGGCGGCGAGGCCCGCCGTCCGCTCGGCCTCGCCGTGGTTGGCGGCCTGGTCGTGTCGCAGCTGATCACGCTGTATCTGACGCCGGTCGTCTACACCTACCTGGCGACGATCTTCAAGACCAGTCGGATCCAGGACACCGCGGTCGCTCACTCATGA